From Pirellulales bacterium, one genomic window encodes:
- a CDS encoding SpoIIE family protein phosphatase — MTETATTTVAKKPTAASRAAAPSHPVVVLLVDDQVIVGESIRRMLAPETDITFHYCSDPTQAIATANAVQPTVILQDLVMPDIDGLQLVKFFRANKSTRDTPMIVLSSKEEPTIKAQAFALGANDYLVKLPDRIELLARIRYHSRAYISRLERDEAFRQLAESQQQLAEEVGQAARYVQSLLPEKLTGDIAIDYLFVPSTQLGGDMFGYNWIDAEHFAIYLLDVSGHGVGSSLLAVSAMNMLSGHSLAETDFRDPGQVLERLNDVFQMEKQNGKYFTIWYGVFEPATRKLKFSNAGHPPALVYTGPSVNEAPVQTLEADGLAIGMVEGMPYSTSEVQLGSYARLLIYSDGAYEIEKTDGDMWKHSEFVKFVSALPTDHGPIADPLLSHVRQLGDSEILDDDFSVVEARL; from the coding sequence ATGACCGAAACCGCGACCACGACCGTTGCCAAGAAGCCCACCGCGGCATCGCGCGCCGCCGCGCCGTCGCATCCTGTCGTTGTGCTGCTGGTGGACGATCAGGTCATCGTCGGCGAATCGATCCGCCGTATGCTCGCGCCGGAAACCGATATCACATTCCATTACTGCTCGGATCCCACGCAAGCCATTGCGACCGCCAACGCCGTGCAACCGACCGTGATCCTGCAGGATCTGGTCATGCCGGACATCGACGGGCTGCAATTGGTGAAGTTTTTTCGCGCCAACAAGTCCACGCGCGATACGCCGATGATCGTCCTCTCCAGCAAAGAAGAGCCGACGATCAAGGCTCAGGCCTTTGCGTTGGGTGCCAACGATTATCTGGTGAAATTGCCTGATCGGATCGAGTTGCTGGCCCGCATTCGCTATCACTCGCGGGCGTACATTTCGCGGCTCGAACGCGACGAAGCCTTTCGTCAACTGGCCGAAAGCCAGCAGCAATTGGCCGAAGAAGTCGGTCAGGCCGCGCGCTATGTGCAGTCACTGCTGCCCGAGAAGCTGACGGGCGATATTGCGATCGATTATCTATTCGTGCCGTCGACGCAGCTCGGCGGAGACATGTTCGGCTACAACTGGATCGATGCCGAGCATTTTGCGATCTACCTGCTCGACGTCAGTGGTCACGGTGTCGGATCGTCGCTATTGGCCGTCTCGGCGATGAACATGCTATCGGGCCACTCGCTGGCCGAGACCGATTTCCGCGATCCGGGCCAGGTTCTGGAACGGCTGAACGACGTATTTCAGATGGAGAAGCAAAACGGCAAATACTTCACCATCTGGTATGGGGTGTTTGAACCGGCCACGCGTAAGCTCAAATTCAGCAACGCCGGGCATCCGCCCGCGCTCGTGTACACAGGACCGAGCGTCAACGAAGCCCCGGTGCAAACGCTCGAGGCTGATGGCCTGGCCATTGGCATGGTCGAAGGGATGCCGTACTCCACAAGCGAAGTGCAATTAGGGTCTTACGCCCGACTGTTGATTTACAGTGACGGGGCCTACGAGATCGAAAAGACCGACGGCGACATGTGGAAGCACTCGGAATTCGTTAAATTCGTGTCGGCGTTGCCAACGGATCACGGGCCGATCGCCGACCCGCTTTTGTCTCATGTCCGGCAGTTGGGGGATTCCGAGATTCTGGACGACGATTTTTCGGTCGTCGAAGCCCGATTGTAG
- the groL gene encoding chaperonin GroEL (60 kDa chaperone family; promotes refolding of misfolded polypeptides especially under stressful conditions; forms two stacked rings of heptamers to form a barrel-shaped 14mer; ends can be capped by GroES; misfolded proteins enter the barrel where they are refolded when GroES binds), whose translation MAKTIAFDQEAREAIRRGVSKLARAVKVTLGPKGRNVILQKSFGSPTVTKDGVTVAKEIDLEDVYENMGARMVREVASKTSDIAGDGTTTATLLAEAIYNEGLKAVVAGVNPLQMKQGIDKAVEDITDKLKKMSISIKSKKEMAQVGTVASNNDTEIGELLAEAMEKVGKDGVITVDEGKSLKTEVEWVEGMQFDRGYLSPYFITDSTKMEVVLEDAYILVYEKKIANVKELVPVLEAVVNAGRPLLIVSEDVEGEALATLVINKLRGTFKCAAVKAPGYGDRRKAMLEDIAILTGGTAVFESLGIKLDNMQIGDLGRAKKVVIDKDNTTIIEGAGKGTEIKARIDQIRREIENSTSDYDREKLEERLAKLAGGVAKVNVGAATESEMKEKKARVEDALHATRAAVEEGILPGGGVAILRASHSVKPEGLTHDQEVGYNIILRAARAPLTTIASNAGQDGGIVCERVLEAKGNNGYNAATDVYEDLVKAGIIDPTKVTRTALQNAASVATLLLTSDALIADKPKDAGKKGGAGHGGDYDMY comes from the coding sequence ATGGCAAAGACCATTGCATTTGACCAGGAAGCGCGCGAGGCGATTCGCCGCGGCGTTTCGAAGCTGGCACGGGCCGTCAAGGTGACGCTCGGTCCGAAGGGTCGCAACGTGATTTTGCAGAAGAGCTTCGGCTCGCCGACCGTGACCAAAGACGGCGTCACCGTGGCCAAGGAAATCGACCTGGAAGACGTCTATGAAAACATGGGCGCCCGCATGGTCCGCGAAGTCGCATCGAAGACTAGCGACATCGCCGGCGACGGCACCACGACGGCCACCCTGTTGGCCGAGGCGATCTACAACGAAGGTTTGAAGGCCGTGGTCGCGGGCGTCAACCCGTTGCAGATGAAGCAAGGCATCGACAAGGCTGTCGAGGACATCACCGACAAGCTGAAGAAGATGTCGATCTCGATCAAGAGCAAGAAGGAAATGGCTCAGGTCGGCACCGTGGCCAGCAACAACGACACCGAAATCGGTGAGCTGTTGGCCGAAGCCATGGAAAAGGTCGGCAAGGACGGCGTGATCACGGTCGACGAAGGCAAGAGCTTGAAGACCGAGGTCGAGTGGGTCGAAGGCATGCAGTTCGACCGCGGCTACCTGTCGCCGTACTTCATCACCGACTCGACGAAGATGGAAGTCGTCCTGGAAGACGCCTACATCCTGGTCTACGAGAAGAAGATCGCGAACGTCAAGGAATTGGTCCCGGTGCTCGAGGCCGTGGTCAACGCCGGTCGCCCGCTGTTGATCGTTTCCGAGGACGTCGAGGGCGAGGCCCTGGCGACCTTGGTCATTAACAAGTTGCGTGGCACGTTCAAGTGCGCCGCGGTCAAGGCGCCTGGCTACGGCGATCGCCGCAAGGCCATGCTCGAAGATATCGCCATCCTGACCGGCGGCACCGCGGTGTTCGAAAGCTTGGGCATCAAGCTCGACAACATGCAGATCGGTGACCTGGGGCGGGCCAAGAAGGTCGTGATCGACAAGGATAACACCACGATCATCGAAGGGGCCGGCAAGGGCACGGAGATCAAGGCGCGCATCGACCAGATCCGCCGCGAAATCGAGAACTCGACCAGCGACTACGATCGCGAGAAGCTGGAAGAGCGCCTCGCGAAACTGGCCGGCGGCGTGGCCAAGGTCAACGTCGGCGCCGCGACCGAAAGCGAAATGAAGGAGAAGAAGGCCCGCGTCGAAGACGCGCTGCACGCCACGCGTGCCGCGGTCGAAGAGGGTATTCTCCCCGGTGGTGGCGTCGCGATTCTGCGGGCCTCGCACTCGGTGAAGCCCGAAGGTCTGACGCACGATCAGGAGGTGGGTTACAACATCATCCTGCGTGCGGCGCGTGCCCCGCTGACCACGATTGCCTCGAACGCCGGTCAAGACGGCGGCATCGTCTGCGAGCGCGTGCTGGAAGCCAAGGGGAACAACGGGTACAACGCCGCGACCGACGTCTACGAAGACCTGGTGAAGGCCGGCATCATCGACCCGACCAAGGTGACCCGCACGGCACTGCAGAACGCCGCGAGCGTCGCTACGCTGTTGCTGACGAGCGACGCCCTGATCGCCGACAAGCCGAAGGACGCCGGCAAGAAGGGTGGCGCCGGTCACGGCGGCGACTACGACATGTATTAA
- a CDS encoding co-chaperone GroES, giving the protein MSTVTKNKKTPSKIKLQPLGDRVVVEREESESKTAGGIVLPDSAKDKPARGTVVSVGDGKLLDDGSRGKLQVKVGDRVLFVSYAGDEFKIGEQELLLMREDDILAVIE; this is encoded by the coding sequence ATGTCGACGGTTACCAAGAATAAAAAGACCCCGAGCAAGATCAAGCTGCAACCGCTGGGCGACCGCGTAGTGGTCGAACGTGAAGAGTCCGAGTCGAAGACGGCCGGAGGCATCGTGCTCCCCGATTCGGCCAAGGACAAGCCGGCCCGTGGCACGGTGGTGAGCGTCGGCGACGGCAAGCTGTTGGACGACGGCAGCCGCGGCAAGCTGCAGGTCAAGGTCGGCGATCGCGTGTTGTTCGTCTCGTACGCCGGCGACGAATTCAAGATCGGCGAGCAAGAACTGTTGCTGATGCGGGAAGACGACATTCTAGCCGTCATTGAGTAA